The sequence GAGGGCCAACGCCGTTTCGGTTTTACCGACGCCGCTCGGGCCGACCAGCAGGAATACGCCGACCGGAGCGTCAGGCTTGTTCAGGCCGGCAGCGGTCGCACGCATCGAGCGATCCAGTGCGTGCACGGCTTGTTCCTGACCACGGATGCGCGTGCGCAGGTCGGTGGCGAAGCTGGCGACTTTGGCGTTGTGTTCGCGGGCCAGTTGCGCCAGTGGCACGCCGGTCCAGGCGCTGATCACTTCGGCGACCAGACGCGGGCACACTTCGAAGCTGACCAGACGTTCTTTGACTTGGGCGGCGGTCAGGGCGCTGTGGGTTTCGTTGAGTTGGGCTTCCAGCGCTTCGACGCTTTGGCCTTCTTCGACTTCGGCAGCGACGGTTTCGATCACGGTGCCTTCGGCGTCTTCTTCAACGGTGACCACGGGTTCGACCGCTGCAGCTTCACGAGCCTTGGCCAGTTGCTGACGCAATTCCAACAGGCGCTCGGCCAGTTGCTTCTGCTCAGTCCACAGGGTTTCCAGCGCGACCATTTCAGTTTCGGCTTCGTCCAGACGCGCTTCCAGTGCCTCCAGCGCTTCGTGGTCGATCAGTAGACCGGCCTCGGCATCGCGGCGCAGGGCCTGACGCTGACGGCCACCTTCAGCCAGTTCGCCACGCAGGCGCTCGAGACTTTCCGGGGCGGCAGCGAGGCTGATGCGCACGCGGGCGCAAGCGGTATCGAGCACATCGACGGCTTTGTCCGGCAGTTGCCGACCGGCCAGATAACGCGCGGACAGTTCAGCCGCCGAGACCACCGCGTCATCACGCAGATAGATGCCGTGGCTCTTCTCGTAAACCTGGGCCAGACCACGGAGGATGGTCACCGCTTCGCTGACGGTCGGTTCGTGCAGTTGCACCGGTTGGAAACGACGGGCCAGCGCCGGGTCTTTCTCGAAGTATTTCTTGTACTCGGCCCAGGTGGTGGCGGCGATGGTGCGCAATTCGCCACGGGCCAGTGCCGGCTTCAGCAGGTTGGCCGCATCGGAACCGCCGGCATTGCCGCCCGCGCCGATCAGGGTGTGAGCTTCGTCAATAAACAGAATGATCGGCTTTGGCGAGGCTTTGACTTCGTCGATCACGCCTTTGAGACGACGTTCGAATTCACCTTTGACGCTGGCGCCGGCCTGCAGCAAGCCCATGTCCAGCGACAGCAGTTCAACGCCTTTGAGCACTTGCGGCACTTCACCGGCGGCGATGCGCGACGCCAGACCTTCGACGATGGCGGTCTTGCCGACACCGGCCTCACCGACGACGATCGGGTTGTTCTTACGACGACGGGCGAGGATGTCGACCATCTGGCGAATCGCGCCGTCACGGCACAGCACCGGGTCGAGTTTGCCGTCGCGGGCCTGTTGGGTCAGGTTGTGGGTGAAGCGCTGTAGCAGCGATTCGCCTTGGGCGGCCGGTTTGCCATTGGCCGCTGGTTGCTCCTGTTGCGACAGGGCAAATTCCTTCAGGCGATCGATGTTCAGCTTGGCGAGCAGCGGCTGATAGCGGCTGCCAGCGTAGCGCATCGGATTGCGCAGCAGCGCGAGGATCAGCGCCGCGTCTTCAACCTGGGTCTGACCCAGTTCGAGGTTGGCCACCAGCAGCGCATCTTGCAGCCACTGCACCAGTTCCGGGGCGAACACCGGGTTGCGCGAAGCGCTGTGTTCGACGCGCGATTGCAGTGCGGCGCTGAGTTCGCCGGCGTCGACGTCGGCATCCTGCAGTGCGCGCGACAACAAGCCGTTCGGACGCTCGAGCAGGCCGAGCATCAGGTCTTCGACGAGGATCTTGCTGCCGCCACGGGCCACGCAACGCTCGGCGGAACGTTCCAGATCACGACGGGTTTCGGCGTCCAGCGCCTGGATGAGTTGTTGCAGGTCTACGTTGATCATGGCTCACGTCCTTAATGAATTTTGCTGCCCAGGGTCACCACGCCGTCCGCTTTTTCGCGGCCCAGCCAACTGGTCCAACCGAGGCGACAGGCGTTCTGCTCACCGATGCGCAGTTCGCGGATTTCTTCCTGGCGCAGAACCAGGCGGATGTCGTAATCGAGCGGGTCACGCAAGGTGAACCGCACCAGCGCGCAGAGCGGCTGGTAACCGAAACCGATCGGCAGGAATTCATGGAATCGCTGCCAGTCGAGTTCAGTGATGTGAATGCGGAATTTGCCGCTGCGGTCGCGCACGTGCTCGCCGAGCACAAGGTCTTCACCGAGCAGGCTGTTGGCGCGGCCCAAACGATTGCGCTGCTCTTCGAGAATTTCTACGCGGCGCTCGATGCACTGCTCGATGACCAGGTCTTCGTGCTTGAAGTAGTAACGCAGCACGGCTTCGATCAGCGCCGCCGAGTGCGCGCGCAAGCTGAGCAGACCGAGGTACGGCAGCAGGCGTTTCCAGTTGAGTTCCTTGGCCTTGCGGATCTCATCACCGCCCAGACCGATCAGGGCGAACAGCTGCGAGGAGAACGGGTCAATCGCGCCGCTCTGGAAGCTCGCGCGGTAGCGGTACTTGCGCCAGATCGGCAGCATCAGCCGTTGCAGGCGATGGTGGAACAGGTCTAGGAAATTGCGCGTCGGGTTGCCGTCTTCGCTATCGCCCAGGGCTTGTTCGCCGTAGAACGCCGGCAGCGGCGAACCCGAGCCGACCAGGCCGATCAGGTTGAAACGCATGCGCGCGCGCATCTGCCCGTGCTCTTCGAAAAACTCGACGCGATCGACGTCGCTGCGCGGAAAGCCCAGGCTCGGGTTGGCCTGAAACTCCACGTGGTCGTACAGATCGTCTTCGCTCAGGTACGGGTGTGCCTCGCGCAGCCGGTCGATCACCAGCAGCACGGCCTGAAACAGCGAGTACTCGCGTATTACCTTGGTCAGCCCGCTTAAAGCAGGGGCTGCAGGCCCATACGTGGTGTCCATTGGTACACCTCTCCCTGTGTGCTTTTTACGCGCAGTTCATGGAATGAATTGAGACTGGCGTAAAGCGCGAAAAACTCGTTAAGAACCGAAGCGAAAACGAACAGGTCGCCTTCGCCGATATACCCTTCCGGGTCGATGGTCAGTTCGGTGCGCAAACCGCGCACCGGCAACCCACGGTGCAAGCGGTCAACGTGGTGATGCTTGATGTGTTTGAGGCCGCCGAGCAGGCGTTTGCTGACCTTCTCCGCGTGCTGGTCGTAGTAGCGCGGCAAGTCGTAGGTTTCGAGAATCACCTTCAACGCATTGACGTCGGCCAGCGACAGATAGTTAAGCGACATGTTGCTGATCAGCTTCCACAGGAAGTCACGGTTCAGCGGTGGCGCGAAGCTCGACGTGGCCGGGGTGATGTTGCGGAAACTGAGGAACTCCGGCGTCTCTTCGCAGGCCATGCAGATGTCGCCAAGCTTGAGCTTGCGCGGCAGGTTCTGGTTGGTGCAGATCAGCTCGATCGACAGGGTTTCGTGGGCTTCGGTGTGGCGGATGCCGAAGCTCAGGTAGGTGTCGAGGCCGTCGTGCAAC comes from Pseudomonas sp. RU47 and encodes:
- the tssH gene encoding type VI secretion system ATPase TssH gives rise to the protein MINVDLQQLIQALDAETRRDLERSAERCVARGGSKILVEDLMLGLLERPNGLLSRALQDADVDAGELSAALQSRVEHSASRNPVFAPELVQWLQDALLVANLELGQTQVEDAALILALLRNPMRYAGSRYQPLLAKLNIDRLKEFALSQQEQPAANGKPAAQGESLLQRFTHNLTQQARDGKLDPVLCRDGAIRQMVDILARRRKNNPIVVGEAGVGKTAIVEGLASRIAAGEVPQVLKGVELLSLDMGLLQAGASVKGEFERRLKGVIDEVKASPKPIILFIDEAHTLIGAGGNAGGSDAANLLKPALARGELRTIAATTWAEYKKYFEKDPALARRFQPVQLHEPTVSEAVTILRGLAQVYEKSHGIYLRDDAVVSAAELSARYLAGRQLPDKAVDVLDTACARVRISLAAAPESLERLRGELAEGGRQRQALRRDAEAGLLIDHEALEALEARLDEAETEMVALETLWTEQKQLAERLLELRQQLAKAREAAAVEPVVTVEEDAEGTVIETVAAEVEEGQSVEALEAQLNETHSALTAAQVKERLVSFEVCPRLVAEVISAWTGVPLAQLAREHNAKVASFATDLRTRIRGQEQAVHALDRSMRATAAGLNKPDAPVGVFLLVGPSGVGKTETALALADLLYGGDRFITTINMSEFQEKHTVSRLIGAPPGYVGYGEGGMLTEAVRQKPYSVVLLDEVEKADPDVLNLFYQIFDKGVANDGEGREIDFRNTLILMTSNLGSDRISDLCENGARPTAEVLEETIRPVLSKHFKPALLARMKVVPYYPVGGPVLRELIEIKLGRLGERLNRRQLDFSWCQNLVDHLSERCTQSESGARLIDHLLDQHVLPLVADRLLDAMATGESLKRVHATLDGEASVTCEFA
- the tssG gene encoding type VI secretion system baseplate subunit TssG, which codes for MDTTYGPAAPALSGLTKVIREYSLFQAVLLVIDRLREAHPYLSEDDLYDHVEFQANPSLGFPRSDVDRVEFFEEHGQMRARMRFNLIGLVGSGSPLPAFYGEQALGDSEDGNPTRNFLDLFHHRLQRLMLPIWRKYRYRASFQSGAIDPFSSQLFALIGLGGDEIRKAKELNWKRLLPYLGLLSLRAHSAALIEAVLRYYFKHEDLVIEQCIERRVEILEEQRNRLGRANSLLGEDLVLGEHVRDRSGKFRIHITELDWQRFHEFLPIGFGYQPLCALVRFTLRDPLDYDIRLVLRQEEIRELRIGEQNACRLGWTSWLGREKADGVVTLGSKIH